One Epinephelus lanceolatus isolate andai-2023 chromosome 10, ASM4190304v1, whole genome shotgun sequence genomic region harbors:
- the tp53inp1 gene encoding tumor protein p53-inducible nuclear protein 1, with translation MFQRFASALFGDDVEELSRCSRPGGGKEEEEDEDWILVNYLAEACSGQCGDGLSGSTVGPEEEEDEEEDLVMIPSPMASPPIRYASCTSLNSTADTDPDGGAEEEDEDDEEEESGFLRLDACSLEESWFVTPPPCFTGRGSQPVLLETSPLENLLIEHPSMSVYAHHSPPRLSLDPLPRSLDLELGLLPGNVPAALTPSAGKEKSRHTLDGSRHRPEVAVVQRRSSLHSACYAAALSTRAGILQQRTASTTAQRTQPLSRNALRRLNLLRPPKASTVHLHQPSQRHLNF, from the exons ATGTTCCAGAGGTTCGCCAGCGCTCTGTTCGGGGACGACGTGGAGGAGCTGAGTCGATGCAGCAGACCTGGAGGCggcaaggaggaagaggaggacgaaGACTGGATCCTGGTCAACTACCTGG CTGAAGCCTGCTCCGGTCAGTGTGGTGACGGCCTCTCTGGATCCACCGTCGgtcctgaggaagaggaggacgaggaggaggaccTGGTAATGATCCCCTCCCCCATGGCCAGCCCCCCAATCCGCTACGCCTCCTGCACCTCCCTCAACTCCACGGCCGACACCGACCCAGATGGCggggctgaggaggaggacgaagacgacgaagaggaggagagcGGCTTCCTCCGTCTGGACGCCTGCTCTCTGGAGGAGAGCTGGTTTGTTACCCCGCCGCCCTGCTTCACTGGCCGCGGCAGCCAGCCCGTCCTCCTGGAGACCAGCCCTCTGGAGAACCTGCTGATCGAACACCCCAGCATGTCCGTCTACGCCCACCACAGCCCCCCCAGGCTGAGCCTCGACCCCCTGCCACGCTCCCTTGACCTGGAGCTGGGCTTGTTGCCTGGAAATGTGCCCGCTGCCCTGACACCCTCCGCTGGGAAGGAGAAGAGCAGACACACTCTGGACGGCTCTCGTCACAG GCCAGAGGTGGCGGTCGTCCAGCGTCGCTCCAGCCTCCACTCAGCCTGCTACGCTGCGGCGCTCTCCACCCGCGCCGGCATCCTGCAGCAGCGGACAGCGAGCACCACCGCCCAGCGCACCCAACCGCTGTCCCGCAACGCCCTGCGACGCCTCAATCTGCTGCGCCCCCCGAAGGCCAGCACCGTGCACCTGCACCAGCCGAGCCAGAGACACCTCAACTTCTGA